From Neobacillus sp. PS2-9, the proteins below share one genomic window:
- a CDS encoding peptidoglycan DD-metalloendopeptidase family protein, producing MRDYIKRFLIAIIMALCVSLLFLGGRHTEAASTPETAEVKERWIWPSDGIISDTYGTRNGKHKGIDIAGSIDTPILAVEDGVVLKSYFSTTYGNVVFIKHPSNFVTVYAHLNKRYVMVGQSVKQGDMIGKMGKTGQATGTHLHFETHQLEWRYDKKFALDPEVLLGKADVGETVQGGVASIGDHILEASSHFHTSDDNSKLQTTESSIKDTYIVKQGDTLYSISKKRNTTINKIKELNQLTSDLIRPKQILIIQK from the coding sequence ATGCGTGACTACATAAAGAGGTTTCTTATTGCCATAATTATGGCGCTTTGTGTCAGTTTATTATTTTTAGGTGGACGACATACAGAGGCAGCAAGTACACCTGAAACGGCTGAAGTTAAAGAGCGCTGGATTTGGCCGTCAGATGGGATTATATCTGACACCTATGGAACAAGAAATGGAAAACATAAAGGTATTGATATTGCCGGAAGCATAGATACTCCTATTCTTGCTGTTGAAGATGGTGTGGTTTTAAAATCCTATTTTTCTACTACATATGGTAATGTGGTATTTATAAAACACCCAAGTAATTTTGTAACAGTATATGCTCATTTAAACAAGAGATATGTTATGGTGGGACAAAGCGTTAAGCAAGGTGATATGATTGGCAAGATGGGAAAAACAGGACAAGCTACAGGAACACACCTTCACTTTGAAACACATCAATTAGAGTGGAGATACGATAAGAAATTTGCGTTGGATCCGGAAGTTCTACTTGGGAAAGCAGATGTGGGTGAAACAGTTCAAGGGGGAGTAGCTAGTATAGGTGATCATATACTAGAGGCTAGTTCACATTTTCACACGAGTGACGATAATAGCAAACTTCAAACAACTGAATCGTCAATAAAGGACACTTATATCGTTAAACAAGGTGATACCTTGTACTCTATTTCAAAGAAAAGAAATACAACTATAAATAAAATTAAAGAATTAAACCAGCTGACCTCTGATTTGATTAGACCAAAACAAATATTAATTATCCAAAAATAG
- a CDS encoding ECF transporter S component, with translation MEKMKKTKKMNVKAYVSIGMLSSIAYLLMLLNFPLPLFPNFLFVDFSDIPALIAALIFGPIAGILVEFFKNVLNYLATGSQTGIPVGHIANFLAGIVFVLPTYYVYNKLKTKKGMTLALVVGTVTMAVIMSILNYIIILPAYTVLMGFPDMRNLVVPAILPFNILKGVMMSFIFMLLFIRMQSWINKFSIIKGA, from the coding sequence ATGGAAAAAATGAAGAAAACGAAGAAAATGAATGTTAAGGCCTATGTTTCAATTGGCATGCTAAGTAGTATTGCATATCTGTTAATGCTACTAAACTTTCCGCTGCCGTTGTTTCCGAACTTTTTATTTGTTGATTTCAGTGATATTCCTGCTTTAATTGCTGCATTAATTTTTGGCCCGATTGCGGGTATATTGGTTGAGTTTTTCAAAAATGTGCTTAACTATCTTGCGACTGGAAGCCAAACGGGAATTCCTGTAGGTCATATTGCTAATTTCCTAGCTGGTATTGTGTTTGTTCTTCCGACATATTATGTATACAACAAACTAAAAACAAAAAAAGGGATGACACTAGCTTTAGTTGTTGGAACCGTCACAATGGCTGTGATTATGAGCATCTTAAATTACATCATCATTTTACCGGCCTATACGGTATTAATGGGATTTCCAGATATGCGAAATCTAGTCGTTCCAGCTATACTGCCTTTTAATATATTGAAGGGTGTAATGATGTCATTCATCTTCATGTTGTTATTTATTCGGATGCAGTCATGGATTAATAAATTTTCAATCATTAAAGGGGCATAA
- a CDS encoding ferredoxin: MAKYTIVDKETCIACGACGAAAPDIYDYDDEGIAFVTLDDNEGIVEIPDVLIDDMMDAFEGCPTDSIKVADEPFDGNATKFE, translated from the coding sequence ATGGCAAAGTACACAATTGTTGACAAGGAAACATGTATCGCTTGTGGTGCATGTGGCGCAGCAGCACCAGATATCTATGATTACGATGATGAAGGTATTGCATTTGTAACACTTGATGATAACGAAGGTATCGTTGAGATTCCAGATGTATTAATCGATGATATGATGGATGCATTTGAAGGTTGCCCAACTGATTCAATTAAAGTTGCAGACGAACCATTTGATGGTAATGCAACTAAATTTGAATAA
- a CDS encoding helix-turn-helix domain-containing protein, with the protein MKQIESIILYCLKQLNCERTVYSIFHLLNGKKSSQTIQDAHLFSLKHFFGIYEPLKRDTFEEIIQSMINQNQISFHGDQRYHLTTHGKTLLEKNPPTSYLDGWNYHSITNLFWERLSLFIQVTSNLVYGEKRYIPIQKNKEHHQWLKSVLKEIKIPKKEVGELVFAELVSCFDHYKGVDPSIFVFRLTGFKQIGLTPQQTARKVEMDVHDYHLAFIQILHYLIQKIGQEAGQFSILPLLIRGLKQTNELTLSSRKTWDLLNQGYPLDHIANFRQLKMSTIEDHLVEFALHVNDFSIDSYVSKNLQEEILSISRKSGTRQLKVIKDKLNTATYFQIRLVLAKYGDKSWN; encoded by the coding sequence TTGAAGCAGATAGAATCCATTATTCTTTATTGCTTAAAACAACTAAATTGCGAGCGAACAGTTTATTCCATTTTTCATTTACTTAATGGAAAAAAGTCATCTCAAACGATTCAGGATGCCCATCTGTTTTCTTTGAAACATTTTTTTGGTATTTATGAACCCCTAAAGAGAGACACTTTTGAAGAGATTATCCAATCCATGATAAACCAAAATCAAATCTCCTTTCATGGTGATCAGCGATACCATCTTACCACTCATGGGAAGACACTCCTTGAAAAAAATCCACCAACGTCTTATTTGGATGGGTGGAATTATCATTCAATTACAAATTTATTTTGGGAAAGACTATCGTTATTCATTCAGGTTACTTCGAATCTCGTATACGGGGAGAAAAGATATATTCCCATACAAAAAAATAAAGAACACCACCAATGGTTGAAAAGCGTATTAAAAGAGATAAAAATTCCAAAGAAAGAAGTAGGTGAATTGGTTTTTGCTGAATTGGTCAGTTGTTTTGATCATTATAAAGGTGTGGACCCATCCATTTTTGTTTTTCGGCTGACTGGTTTTAAACAGATTGGTTTAACGCCACAACAGACAGCTAGAAAGGTAGAGATGGATGTGCACGATTACCACCTTGCTTTTATTCAAATCCTTCATTATTTAATACAAAAGATTGGACAGGAAGCAGGTCAATTTAGCATTTTACCTTTACTTATTCGCGGCCTTAAACAAACAAATGAATTAACTCTATCATCTAGGAAAACATGGGATTTATTAAATCAGGGATATCCGCTCGACCACATTGCCAATTTTAGACAGTTGAAAATGAGTACTATTGAAGATCATCTTGTTGAATTTGCATTACATGTAAATGATTTTTCCATTGATTCATATGTGAGCAAAAATCTACAAGAGGAGATTTTATCCATTTCTCGAAAATCGGGAACAAGACAACTAAAGGTGATTAAGGACAAATTGAATACAGCAACATATTTTCAAATAAGGTTAGTCTTAGCGAAATATGGTGATAAATCATGGAACTAG